One Dreissena polymorpha isolate Duluth1 chromosome 9, UMN_Dpol_1.0, whole genome shotgun sequence genomic window carries:
- the LOC127844338 gene encoding uncharacterized protein LOC127844338 isoform X4, with the protein MQAVISPHIKYTNMASLQSTGEEKMFVDISQAMERIQLTQTVSSLTDTACCNPDKWQKPITEFGQCDPELLGTILRSDFVGDIDCGSADWTDSCQVVDAVMDLILKQLQELAGKYEGLCIKEYIRQGSAREGLKIWKDFLAVEVVITSSRREITSAWMLVSGARLVIVGSGTTFMYPWYS; encoded by the exons ATGCAAGCTGTCATCAGTCCACATATAAAATACACCAACATGGCTTCTTTACAATCGACTGGAGAAGAAAAGATGTTCGTGGATATTTCGCAAGCTATGGAAAGAATTCag TTGACCCAAACGGTCAGTTCATTAACAGATACAGCTTGTTGTAACCCGGACAAATGGCAAAAACCGATAACTGAGTTTGGACAATGTGATCCAGAATTGTTGGGAACAATATTACGATCAGACTTTGTCG GTGATATAGATTGTGGCAGTGCTGACTGGACCGACTCTTGTCAAGTTGTGGACGCAGTGATGGACCTTATTCTAAAACAGCTACAAGAGCTAGCTGGAAAATACGAGGGACTTTGTATCAAGGAATACATCCGTCAAGGAAGCGCTAGAGAGGGCCTGAAG atctggaaggattttcttgcGGTGGAAGTGGTTATCACAAGTAGCCGTCGGGAGATAACCTCTGCCTGGATGTTGGTCAGtggggctcgattggtcattgtcggctcgggtactacttttatgtacccctggtactcttaa
- the LOC127844338 gene encoding uncharacterized protein LOC127844338 isoform X3, with product MQAVISPHIKYTNMASLQSTGEEKMFVDISQAMERIQLTQTVSSLTDTACCNPDKWQKPITEFGQCDPELLGTILRSDFVGDIDCGSADWTDSCQVVDAVMDLILKQLQELAGKYEGLCIKEYIRQGSAREGLKKINDESLARAAQSFIDEMMPELGVSFGVVDPHQAQVYDMFESLAVSHAM from the exons ATGCAAGCTGTCATCAGTCCACATATAAAATACACCAACATGGCTTCTTTACAATCGACTGGAGAAGAAAAGATGTTCGTGGATATTTCGCAAGCTATGGAAAGAATTCag TTGACCCAAACGGTCAGTTCATTAACAGATACAGCTTGTTGTAACCCGGACAAATGGCAAAAACCGATAACTGAGTTTGGACAATGTGATCCAGAATTGTTGGGAACAATATTACGATCAGACTTTGTCG GTGATATAGATTGTGGCAGTGCTGACTGGACCGACTCTTGTCAAGTTGTGGACGCAGTGATGGACCTTATTCTAAAACAGCTACAAGAGCTAGCTGGAAAATACGAGGGACTTTGTATCAAGGAATACATCCGTCAAGGAAGCGCTAGAGAGGGCCTGAAG AAGATCAACGACGAGTCTTTAGCAAGAGCAGCCCAGTCTTTCATCGACGAAATGATGCCAGAGTTGGGAGTTTCTTTCGGTGTTGTAGATCCACATCAAGCGCAAGTGTACGATATGTTCGAAAGCCTGGCCGTCAGTCATGCAATGTAA
- the LOC127844338 gene encoding uncharacterized protein LOC127844338 isoform X1 yields the protein MQAVISPHIKYTNMASLQSTGEEKMFVDISQAMERIQLTQTVSSLTDTACCNPDKWQKPITEFGQCDPELLGTILRSDFVGDIDCGSADWTDSCQVVDAVMDLILKQLQELAGKYEGLCIKEYIRQGSAREGLKVINANEFDMLLEFHIEGLDDVIDYASITNSAGRSIPGSCNLKMNGVRFEKLQKMFPTLTREGVFVRYRNGLYLSSKILHERIFESMVDTAINQISLTMGKLSSFSRRLQLKRKINPPSINVNIKVVCDGQPTKEIDVDLVPAYRLREDKTTRYEERFLNCPIHAVCKWVTQVESAERIVWDLKTLGYEKHILDVARENRRKLFILTALRIVKTYFVRRSKYAKISGVAPPQLVTVLKSYQLKQIAFYALYYLCHRFPDIPLKGATEALAYYLELLDITLVSKRLPHFFYGCSIVNKMLPGFPQNFGFQLRYNLFQTIDDESLSRARQSLCDDLIPDLGFKFGVVLNVSRSRVRDSFLSFVQSQTV from the exons ATGCAAGCTGTCATCAGTCCACATATAAAATACACCAACATGGCTTCTTTACAATCGACTGGAGAAGAAAAGATGTTCGTGGATATTTCGCAAGCTATGGAAAGAATTCag TTGACCCAAACGGTCAGTTCATTAACAGATACAGCTTGTTGTAACCCGGACAAATGGCAAAAACCGATAACTGAGTTTGGACAATGTGATCCAGAATTGTTGGGAACAATATTACGATCAGACTTTGTCG GTGATATAGATTGTGGCAGTGCTGACTGGACCGACTCTTGTCAAGTTGTGGACGCAGTGATGGACCTTATTCTAAAACAGCTACAAGAGCTAGCTGGAAAATACGAGGGACTTTGTATCAAGGAATACATCCGTCAAGGAAGCGCTAGAGAGGGCCTGAAGGTAATAAATGCTAACGAGTTTGATATGTTGCTTGAATTCCACATAGAAGGCCTAGATGATGTTATCGATTATGCATCAATAACTAACTCAGCGGGAAGATCCATTCCTGGATCTTGCAACTTGAAAATGAATGGTGTCAGATTTGAAAAGTTACAAAAAATGTTCCCAACGTTAACACGGGAAGGTGTGTTTGTTCGCTATCGTAACGGACTTTATCTGAGTTCAAAAATCCTTCATGAACGAATATTCGAGTCCATGGTGGACACTGCGATTAATCAAATATCGTTGACTATGGGTAAGCTAAGCTCCTTCAGCAGAAGGCTCCAACTGAAACGGAAAATAAATCCTCCGTCCATAAATGTCAACATCAAAGTAGTTTGTGACGGCCAGCCAACCAAGGAAATCGACGTTGACTTAGTGCCGGCCTACCGACTCCGTGAAGATAAAACCACAAGATATGAAGAGCGATTTCTAAACTGCCCCATACATGCTGTGTGTAAATGGGTGACACAGGTTGAATCTGCTGAGCGAATCGTCTGGGACCTTAAAACGCTCGGCTATGAGAAACACATTCTTGATGTGGCCAGAGAGAACAGGAGAAAACTTTTTATTTTGACGGCTTTGCGTATTGTAAAAACGTACTTTGTTAGGCGCAGTAAGTACGCGAAAATAAGTGGTGTAGCTCCACCACAGCTCGTAACTGTTCTGAAATCATATCAGTTGAAACAAATTGCATTTTATGCTTTGTATTATCTGTGTCATCGGTTTCCAGACATACCTTTGAAGGGTGCCACAGAGGCCCTCGCGTATTACCTTGAACTGCTAGATATAACATTGGTTTCGAAAAGGTTGCCCCATTTTTTCTATGGTTGCTCTATTGTCAACAAAATGCTACCTGGATTTCCCCAGAATTTCGGATTTCAGTTGCGCTACAACCTCTTTCAGACTATTGACGACGAATCTTTGTCTAGAGCGAGGCAGTCGCTATGCGATGACTTGATACCGGATTTGGGATTCAAGTTTGGTGTAGTCCTCAATGTGAGCAGGAGCCGCGTTAGAGATAGTTTTCTTAGTTTCGTCCAAAGCCAAACTGTGTAA
- the LOC127844338 gene encoding uncharacterized protein LOC127844338 isoform X2, producing the protein MASLQSTGEEKMFVDISQAMERIQLTQTVSSLTDTACCNPDKWQKPITEFGQCDPELLGTILRSDFVGDIDCGSADWTDSCQVVDAVMDLILKQLQELAGKYEGLCIKEYIRQGSAREGLKVINANEFDMLLEFHIEGLDDVIDYASITNSAGRSIPGSCNLKMNGVRFEKLQKMFPTLTREGVFVRYRNGLYLSSKILHERIFESMVDTAINQISLTMGKLSSFSRRLQLKRKINPPSINVNIKVVCDGQPTKEIDVDLVPAYRLREDKTTRYEERFLNCPIHAVCKWVTQVESAERIVWDLKTLGYEKHILDVARENRRKLFILTALRIVKTYFVRRSKYAKISGVAPPQLVTVLKSYQLKQIAFYALYYLCHRFPDIPLKGATEALAYYLELLDITLVSKRLPHFFYGCSIVNKMLPGFPQNFGFQLRYNLFQTIDDESLSRARQSLCDDLIPDLGFKFGVVLNVSRSRVRDSFLSFVQSQTV; encoded by the exons ATGGCTTCTTTACAATCGACTGGAGAAGAAAAGATGTTCGTGGATATTTCGCAAGCTATGGAAAGAATTCag TTGACCCAAACGGTCAGTTCATTAACAGATACAGCTTGTTGTAACCCGGACAAATGGCAAAAACCGATAACTGAGTTTGGACAATGTGATCCAGAATTGTTGGGAACAATATTACGATCAGACTTTGTCG GTGATATAGATTGTGGCAGTGCTGACTGGACCGACTCTTGTCAAGTTGTGGACGCAGTGATGGACCTTATTCTAAAACAGCTACAAGAGCTAGCTGGAAAATACGAGGGACTTTGTATCAAGGAATACATCCGTCAAGGAAGCGCTAGAGAGGGCCTGAAGGTAATAAATGCTAACGAGTTTGATATGTTGCTTGAATTCCACATAGAAGGCCTAGATGATGTTATCGATTATGCATCAATAACTAACTCAGCGGGAAGATCCATTCCTGGATCTTGCAACTTGAAAATGAATGGTGTCAGATTTGAAAAGTTACAAAAAATGTTCCCAACGTTAACACGGGAAGGTGTGTTTGTTCGCTATCGTAACGGACTTTATCTGAGTTCAAAAATCCTTCATGAACGAATATTCGAGTCCATGGTGGACACTGCGATTAATCAAATATCGTTGACTATGGGTAAGCTAAGCTCCTTCAGCAGAAGGCTCCAACTGAAACGGAAAATAAATCCTCCGTCCATAAATGTCAACATCAAAGTAGTTTGTGACGGCCAGCCAACCAAGGAAATCGACGTTGACTTAGTGCCGGCCTACCGACTCCGTGAAGATAAAACCACAAGATATGAAGAGCGATTTCTAAACTGCCCCATACATGCTGTGTGTAAATGGGTGACACAGGTTGAATCTGCTGAGCGAATCGTCTGGGACCTTAAAACGCTCGGCTATGAGAAACACATTCTTGATGTGGCCAGAGAGAACAGGAGAAAACTTTTTATTTTGACGGCTTTGCGTATTGTAAAAACGTACTTTGTTAGGCGCAGTAAGTACGCGAAAATAAGTGGTGTAGCTCCACCACAGCTCGTAACTGTTCTGAAATCATATCAGTTGAAACAAATTGCATTTTATGCTTTGTATTATCTGTGTCATCGGTTTCCAGACATACCTTTGAAGGGTGCCACAGAGGCCCTCGCGTATTACCTTGAACTGCTAGATATAACATTGGTTTCGAAAAGGTTGCCCCATTTTTTCTATGGTTGCTCTATTGTCAACAAAATGCTACCTGGATTTCCCCAGAATTTCGGATTTCAGTTGCGCTACAACCTCTTTCAGACTATTGACGACGAATCTTTGTCTAGAGCGAGGCAGTCGCTATGCGATGACTTGATACCGGATTTGGGATTCAAGTTTGGTGTAGTCCTCAATGTGAGCAGGAGCCGCGTTAGAGATAGTTTTCTTAGTTTCGTCCAAAGCCAAACTGTGTAA